A segment of the Candidatus Andeanibacterium colombiense genome:
ATCGCGCGGTTCGATCCATGCGCGCTCGCCCGACGGGATGGCCGCGCCGAAGATCGTGCCGAATTACTTCTCCGATCCGATCGACCAGGAAATGGCGGTCACCCAGCTCAAGGTGATCCGCAAGATCTGGCAGCAGCCGGCGCTTGAGCCCTACATGGCTTCGAAGACCGATCCGTTCGGCGAGACCGACGAGCAGATGTTCGAATACGCGAAGGTCGCCTCGGCCACCGTGTATCACCCGGTCGGCACCGTCAGCATGGGCCCGGACGAGCGCTTCCCGCTCGACCCGCGGCTGCGCGTGCGCGGAGTCGAAGGGCTGCGCGTTATCGACGCTTCGGTGTTCCCGAAGATCACCTCGGGCAACACCAACGCGCCGACCATCATGGTCGCCGAGAAGGGCTCCGCGATGATCCTCGAGGATGCGCGGGAAGCGGTGGCGGCCTAGCCGACAGGGGTGTGCGCGATCGCCTTGAAATAGGCGATCGTCTCGGCCTCCAGCGTCGGCGGCGGCTTGGGCGGGTAGTAACTGAGCTTGACGATCACCGTGTCGGTCTTCGGGCTGACATAGATGTACTGGCCCGCGAGCCCGACCGCCGCATAGGCGCCCGGCTCGTCGTCGACCTGCCAGATCTGGTAGCCATAGCCGGGGAAGCCCTTGCCCTTGGGCGCGCCGGTCGGGAGCATCGTGGTCGCTTCCGGCATCCACTTGTGGACGATGTCCGCATCGCCGCGCTTGCCGTTGCGGAGCATCAGCAGGCCGAGTCGGCCATAGTCGCGCAGGGTCGCGTTGAAGCCCATGCCGTTGAGCGCGCGCCCGGTGCCGGGCGGACCGTCGGCGATCCAGAAGGCGTCGCCCTCCGCGCCGAGCGGTTCCCACAGATGGGTGCGGGTGAAGGTTTCCAGCCGGTCGCCGGTCGCCTTCTCGAGCACCCATCCGAGCACCATCGTGTCGAGCGTCGAGTAGTTGAAATTGCTGCCGGGCTTGGTCTTGTTCTTCGTCTCGAGCGCGCCGGCGGCGAAGCGCATTTTGTTCAGGACGATCGCCTGTTCGTGGAGCTTGCCGGCGAAGCTCGGATGCGCGCCGAAATCGTAGCGTTCGTTATAATCGACGCCCGAGCGCATCTGCAGTAGCTGGCGGATCGTCACCCCGTCATAGCCGGTGCCCTTGAGTTCGGGGACATAGCGTTCGGCCGGATCGTCGAGCGAGCGGATGTCATGCTCGGCCACCGCGATGCCCATGAGCAGCGAGGTCACTGTCTTGGCCATCGACATCGAGAGGAAGTGGGTGTTCTCGTCAGAGCGGTTTCGATAGTCCTCGAACACGATCTTGCCGCCCTTGATCACCAGCATCGCATTGGTGAAGCTGCGTTCGGCGAAATCCTTGTAGTCGGAGCTCTTCCCGCCGAATTCATCCTTCGGCATCGCGAAGCCGTCCGCGCGCGGCAATTCCCACACATCGCCCGCGCGGGTGACCGCGCGCGATTCGAACACATGGTCGGTATCGCGGAAGGTGAAGCTCTCGACCTCCGGATTGAGCAGCTGCCAGCGCATCGCGATGACCGCCGGGGTGAGC
Coding sequences within it:
- a CDS encoding serine hydrolase, whose protein sequence is MVRNSLAGVALAALVLTLASCSREAEQTPAPEASLAAEPKQDKTYPLTPAVIAMRWQLLNPEVESFTFRDTDHVFESRAVTRAGDVWELPRADGFAMPKDEFGGKSSDYKDFAERSFTNAMLVIKGGKIVFEDYRNRSDENTHFLSMSMAKTVTSLLMGIAVAEHDIRSLDDPAERYVPELKGTGYDGVTIRQLLQMRSGVDYNERYDFGAHPSFAGKLHEQAIVLNKMRFAAGALETKNKTKPGSNFNYSTLDTMVLGWVLEKATGDRLETFTRTHLWEPLGAEGDAFWIADGPPGTGRALNGMGFNATLRDYGRLGLLMLRNGKRGDADIVHKWMPEATTMLPTGAPKGKGFPGYGYQIWQVDDEPGAYAAVGLAGQYIYVSPKTDTVIVKLSYYPPKPPPTLEAETIAYFKAIAHTPVG